Proteins encoded by one window of Lathyrus oleraceus cultivar Zhongwan6 chromosome 1, CAAS_Psat_ZW6_1.0, whole genome shotgun sequence:
- the LOC127135602 gene encoding replication protein A 70 kDa DNA-binding subunit A — protein sequence MSVNLTANAIPAIINGDVNAKPLLQILEISSVISNKNSQQQRYRVLLSDAVSSHHAMLAAQLNDLVTTGRVKNGSIVQLLDYICTLFQNRKIIMVLNMESIIPDCEIIGSPKPFVDSELPVQKALRDNTVGSSINNNNNNNYNNNSNILANQNTGSTNVQNFRPTIQPSYKPPPVYKGRGAVMKNEAPARTIPIAALNPYQGRWAIRARVTAKGDLRRYNNARGDGKVFSFDLLDSDGGEIRVTCFNAIVDRFYDTIEVGKVYLISKGNLKPAQKNFNHLKNEWEIMLDLNSTVELCPDEDGSIPKQQFSFRPISDIENVESNAILDVIGVVTSVNPSVPILRKNGMETLRRILNLKDNSGRSVELTLWGEFCNREGQKLQEMVDAGVFPILAVKAGKVNEFSGKSIGSISTTQLFINPDFPEAQSLRAWFDQVGKDSASLSISKDITHGGPKNEIRKTVSQIRDEGLGRSDKPDWITIRATISFMKTDTFCYTACPLMIGDRQCNKKVTRSGDTRWQCDRCNQEFEECDYRYLLQAQIQDHTGLTWVTAFQEGGEEIMGYPAKELYALKYEQEDDERFGDIVKSRLFNHFVFRLKIKEELYGEEQKVKSTVVKADKVNYSAESRYMLDLISKFGRK from the exons ATGTCGGTGAATCTCACGGCGAACGCTATTCCAGCGATAATCAACGGCGACGTTAACGCCAAACCGTTGCTACAAATTCTCGAGATTTCATCAGTCATAAGTAACAAAAACTCTCAGCAGCAGAGATACCGCGTCCTTCTCTCCGACGCCGTTTCATCTCACCACGCTATGCTCGCTGCTCAACTCAACGACCTAGTTACCACCGGACGTGTTAAGAATGGCTCCATCGTTCAGCTTCTCGATTACATATGCACTCTTTTCCAGAATCGCAA GATTATTATGGTCCTCAACATGGAATCCATAATACCTGATTGTGAGATCATTGGAAGTCCAAAGCCATTTGTGGATTCAGAATTACCAGTTCAGAAAGCATTGCGTGATAACACTGTGGGGAGTTCgatcaacaacaataataataacaattataataataatagtaatattTTGGCTAATCAAAATACAGGTAGTACTAATGTGCAGAATTTCAGGCCAACAATTCAACCTTCATACAAACCTCCTCCGGTTTACAAAGGCCGTGGTGCTGTTATGAAAAACGAGGCGCCGGCACGTACAATACCGATAGCTGCTTTAAATCCATATCAAGGTAGGTGGGCAATCAGGGCAAGAGTTACTGCTAAAGGCGATTTGCGCCGGTATAACAATGCTCGTGGAGATGGAAAAGTCTTCTCGTTTGATCTCCTTGATTCTGATGGTGGTGAAATCCGCGTAACATGCTTTAATGCTATTGTTGACCGCTTCTATGATACAATTGAGGTTGGCAAAGTATACTTGATATCCAAAGGTAACTTGAAACCTGCACAGAAGAATTTCAACCATTTGAAGAATGAATGGGAAATTATGCTGGATTTGAATTCCACAGTTGAGCTTTGCCCAGATGAGGATGGTTCTATACCTAAACAGCAATTCTCCTTCAGGCCTATCAGTGACATTGAGAATGTCGAGAGTAATGCTATCCTTGATGTTATTGGGGTTGTGACATCTGTGAATCCTTCAGTTCCCATCTTAAGGAAGAATGGAATGGAAACGCTGAGAAGGATTTTGAATCTGAAGGACAATTCTGGCAGGAGTGTTGAGCTAACACTTTGGGGTGAATTTTGTAACAGGGAAGGACAAAAGCTGCAAGAGATGGTAGATGCTGGTGTTTTCCCCATTTTGGCAGTAAAGGCTGGGAAAGTGAATGAATTCAGTGGAAAGTCTATAGGCTCTATTTCCACTACTCAGCTTTTCATAAATCCAGATTTCCCTGAGGCTCAAAGCTTACGAGCCTGGTTTGATCAAGTTGGAAAAGATTCTGCTTCTCTATCCATTTCTAAGGACATTACTCATGGAGGACCGAAGAATGAGATACGCAAAACTGTGTCTCAAATCAGAGATGAAGGTCTGGGACGTTCAGACAAGCCGGACTGGATAACAATAAGGGCAACCATATCATTCATGAAGACTGATACATTCTGTTACACAGCTTGCCCTCTAATGATTGGAGATCGACAATGCAATAAGAAAGTGACAAGGTCAGGAGACACAAGATGGCAATGTGATAGATGCAACCAGGAATTTGAGGAATGCGATTATCGTTACCTTCTCCAAGCTCAAATTCAGGATCATACTGGATTAACTTGGGTAACTGCTTTCCAGGAAGGAGGAGAAGAGATTATGGGATACCCAGCAAAAGAGCTGTATGCACTGAAGTATGAACAGGAGGATGATGAAAGGTTTGGGGATATAGTCAAGAGTAGACTCTTCAATCACTTTGTATTTAGGctgaaaatcaaagaggagttATATGGGGAAGAACAGAAGGTGAAGAGCACAGTAGTTAAGGCAGATAAGGTGAATTATTCTGCAGAGAGTAGATACATGCTTGATTTGATTTCCAAGTTCGGTAGGAAGTAA